The Leptospira paudalimensis region GGATGGATGGTCCTCTTACCACAGGTGTCAAAGAAGGTGCCATTGTGTATTTGGATGAAATTGCAGAAGCAAGACCAGATACTCTTGTGACCATTCACTCTTTAACAGACCATAGACGGACATTATTCATTGAAAGAAAAAACGAAGAAATCATTGCACATCCAAACTTTTTGTTAGTCGCATCATATAACCCTGGTTATCAGAAAGGGTTTAAAGATCTAAAACCTTCCACCAAACAACGTTTTCTCAGTATGGATTTTCCATATCCAAAACCATCTGTGGAAGAAAAGATCATTATTGGAGAAACAGGAATTTCTGATTCCATTGCCAAAAAATTAGTGCAATTTGCAAATTTAGTCAGGAAAAAACCGGAGTTGGGGCTTGCAGAAACAGTATCCACACGTTTGCTAGTATCATGTGCCAAACTGATGGGGAAAAGCCTACCATCTCGCCTCGCGGGTCGAACTGCTATCATACTACCTTTAACAGATGATGAAGATACTGTGACGGCTTTACAAGATAGTTTTGATTTAATCTTTTAGGAATTCATTTTGGAATGGGATCAGTTTGTATTCTACCAAGGTCATAAACTTTGGAAAAAACTTAAAACAAAACTTACACCTCCATCTGCATACTATCCATATCGTATGGAGTCGGAAGAAACGAGAATTGTTCGTTACCTTCAAACTTTGCGAAAAGAAACCACCTCCATTGTGTATGGTGGTGAGGCCATTTCCCTTGGAGAAAATTTCCTTAAATTTCCAGAAACAATCTATTGGTATTTAACAGAAAGGGAAACTAAAATACAAATACGGATACTACTTGCCTATTTGTCGTATTTAAAAGAAGAACATACCAACAAAACCAGTTTGGGTAAGGAAACATTTTATCAATTGTTTCGTTCTTTTCTGAAACGATATCCTGGTGCATATTTAGATTGGAAAGAAATTCGAAAGGATCGATTGATGTTTAGAAATAAGGATCCAAAACAATACCAAAATATTGTTTCCTGTTTTTATCATGCAAACACTTCACTTTCCAATTCGAAAATGAACTTTCCTGTAGGTAAAGATTTTATTTCGGATAAACAGAAACAA contains the following coding sequences:
- a CDS encoding CbbQ/NirQ/NorQ/GpvN family protein, which translates into the protein MLTTKIPYYEPTGKEVEIFQMAAENTLPLLLKGPTGSGKSRFLEFMAHQMGRKLITILCNDETSAVDLVGRFIVKGADTVWMDGPLTTGVKEGAIVYLDEIAEARPDTLVTIHSLTDHRRTLFIERKNEEIIAHPNFLLVASYNPGYQKGFKDLKPSTKQRFLSMDFPYPKPSVEEKIIIGETGISDSIAKKLVQFANLVRKKPELGLAETVSTRLLVSCAKLMGKSLPSRLAGRTAIILPLTDDEDTVTALQDSFDLIF